cattgctgcacatagaGGATTTTGAtgagaacaagaaaaaaaaatcaaatagtaatattttacattattaatgtcctgactatgaactgtgatcagttgaatgccactttggtgaataattttttttctccatcagAACAAAATCTGTATAATATACCTAACATTTggccaacagtgtgtgtgtgtgtgtatatatatatatatatgtatatgtatatgtatatgtatatatatgtgtgtgtgtgtgaacattcaTTTTAGAATTTCCCAAAATCTTGAAGCTTTCTTTATATCCATGTTCTATACCCAGATTTTTAATAtggtttcagacttttggacccttcTGTGCATATTATTAtaaagtataaatataaaatatttaaaatagtgGGCAAGCTGTATATCTAGTACACATTGCCCTCAAAATATCATGTTTGATGACTTCCTACTGAACCATTTCAAGTTACTGGTGTTGTTCTTTTTCCAgacgtttaaattatttgaaaagctgtcagagcaggacagagagagagcagtgtCCCAGAGGACAGATGAGACTAAAGCAGCCCCTCCTGCAGTAGAGGAGCTGGAGGTTCAGTCTGAGCAGGAAGCTGAAGCTCCTGTGGAGGAGATTAGAAGCACAGAGGAGCCCACACCCTTCACAGCCCCATCAGAGCCGAGCACAGAGGCAGGTAGAGAGGCTCCACACAGCAGTACAGCTGAACCTGCAGGAGAGGGACAGACAGCGGCAGCCTCAGCATCatcaaacacagactcgagcacAGCCAAAGCGTATGTGTGACTTTCAATACATCAGCTCAAAAGTATCATGTAAAAGAACACGTCCTTGATGCACAACTCTACGTGCACATAGATAATTTGTTATAAGGACTCAAAATTACACCAAACCTTTTAAACATGATGGGCTTCATTTATGGAACTTGAACAGAACAAGTTTCAgtgtaaattgttcataatgtCTTTCTTACATAAGTCGCTGCCTTTATTTCAATGCAACAgtttacataatatttttaagaataaTGTATACAGAAATCTGTTCATCTGATGCATTGAATGTGATGCATTGAAAATATATCCATGCATCATTCAGAcaatcaaaaaattatttaataaactaACGCAAATGTATTGcacatgtaacgggagccagATGGTAAATagatgtgcagtgtgtaaacctcactctcttggcctcaagaggtgcactgtagcctttagcctcctcgttagcgcacccgcctcccacgccggagacgtcggttcaAGTCCCGTTTGGAGCGGGAGCGAGAAGGACCGGcaacagtggtgccgtgacccagatgggagtgaggtttaggggggtgagtgtaacgggaggcAGATGGtaaatagctgtgcagtgtgtaaacctcactctcctggcctcaagaggtccactagtgactgacgctagaggctgtagcctttagcctcctcgttagcgcacccgcctcccacgccagagacgTCGGTTCaagtcccgttcggagtgggtGCGAGAAGAACTGGCAACACACATACATTTCTCATCTAAAATAGAATTTTGAACAACAGAGTTTTGCTTTTACAAGTTTGTTTCAGTTACATTTTATGGAGGGCCAAATTActcaaaaataaatcattaagtaataattaaataagtaattaattatgTAAGAATGAACTAAATATATCATCTAATTTGTGCATAAAATGTCCCATGTATTTCATTTCAATTCTAGCTTTTAATCCAATTTAATTTAAACAGTAGCTCTCTGCATCCATATTCATATTAGAGAACTTGttttatgaacatttttattgttatttcagcATTTATTGTCCCGTTCATTTTCTATATGGATTAAAatgaagccattttcaatgttttGGTTGTCGATTAATCTGCACAAGTTAACAAGAAATCTCTTGTTGCATCAAGGTGTGAAAAATCGTGCCTCAACTGGCTAACCAGAAAGTCCCAAAAAAAATCGGTTTTGAAAAATGGCTCCCACTGTCGTCAAGTGATATTCCGTTAAATATGCCGTAACCCTGAAAATGAAAAGATACGAAGCCTGTGCTTAAATGACTAAAAACCAGCCTTAAGATAATGCTTAAATGTCAATAGATGCAAACTAGTGCTAAAATGTGTTGTTTATCGATTTTAGTTATTCATTTAAAGgttttataatttaatgtttttgaggaattattgaaatgtttatttaataacatttatacTCCCAGCCTATTTTTGAATAGAATTATGAATCATACAAAAATCATCAAATTGATTTGGGGTTgagttaaaacattattttcgAATGTACTCTCCAGGGGGCAGGAATCCTTTCAGTCCAACCCAGACAGTTACAATGGCGCCATCAGGGACAATTACACTTGGTCGCAGGATTACATGGATGTGGAAGTTCGAGTACATGTCCAGCCGAACATCGTTAAAGGGAGACAGGTGTGTTTTAGCTGCTGAAATCAATTTACGTCTGGCAAAATTCACATTTAGAGACTTACCTCACTGGCTCCCATTACCATGAACATAATTTGATTACAGGTGTCCGTGGATCTGCAGCCGGGGAGAGTTCGCGTGGCTGCGAACGAGGGAGGGACGCAGCGAGTCCTGATGGAAGGCGAATTCACTCACAAAATTAACACTGAGAATTCCTTGTGGAGTTTGGAGCCAGGCCACTGTGTTGtggtatacagtatttttttaatcagatcTAGAATCTGTATTTTAAATAGTTGTTGGTAGTTTCATtatataaatgctgttttatatggtttatattttgtatattgtttgtaaaaaaatgtatttgaatttgcAGTAATGTAAGTTGCATACAGATGTAATGTATTTGGTTTGTTATTTGTAGACAGTTTTGATAATAATGAGGACTTTTTCCCCACAGCTCTCCCTTAGTAAAACCGGGGAAGTTTGGTGGAGCGCCGTGCTGAAAGGTGAGACTGAGATTGATGTAAACCAGATCAACCGGGAACGCACCATGGCAACTGTGGATGAGGAGGAACATGCCGTCCTGGACCGCCTGAGCTTCGATTACCATCAAAAACTCCAGGGGAAGCCACAGAGCCATGAAATGGTGAGCCCACAATTTCTTATAGACCTCATACAATCAGAATAGTATCTTTTGTGGCTTTTAAGGCCTGTTCACTGGGGCTGGgcgatattaaaaaaaaaataaaattgcggTAATTCCCATAAAAAATATAGCGAAATCAGATTATATCGTCAAATCCCCTACTGAGGGTCGGtgaatttttttgctttattgattttgctttaaaaatgtaattcatttattgaaacacgaaaaacataaGACAATTCTAAATTCAAgctgcactttaaactaaacggaAAAAGCAATAACATAACGAAGTGATACAAAAATCGTATTTATCCACctcaccaaatccaaacatttacagtCTCCAACGACTTCATTTGTCCTCACAGAATCCGCAATGCATGCCAACCATGAGGAAATAAAGCGAATTAAACTCGCAGCACCTCCCGATCTGATAGGTGATAATATGAGCATTCTCATTGAccacattattcttgcaaacagttttcagataaaTTAAAAGGAGAAATcaagagtgaaaactctttacatgcagtTGTTCCACATGACAAGCTCgtgctgcacgcctctgaacaagcctctggagtggtggtggcggcgtagtggcctaaagcacataactgttaatcagaaggttgctggttcaatcccacagccaccaccattgtgtccttgagcaaggcacttaactccaggttgctccggggtgattgtccctgtaataagtgcactggaagTCACTTtgccgtctgccaaatgcataaatgtaacaaaCAGCAAATCGGACACatgcattgacggcttttctttttgtctgttcttaataTGATAGTGTGTATCTTCAAGCGTGTTACTTTGTGACTTGAGAaacaacagcatttcttgtcatgtgtcactccaagacgtcttacaggtcatccgcctgttgtgggtagatgagcatGAGAAATTACCCGTCCGtgaaatacatttggatgaggagcttgtgaactggattcagccttgtcgTATTTTTGCGGgtggcgggtgctagtttcacactcTGGCAAGTTGCCTCTGTTTAAAATATTAGCCGACCTCCCAGATCAATGGTTTTGCCAATTTCCTGATGTCGTCTGTTAGCAAGCGgcatcgggatctttgtaagacatcgttGATATCCAATTACATCAATCTATTGCCCAGTCCTACTATTCACACCAAATTCGTGATGGTTTTGTTAGACGAACTGCTGAAGAAAGGTCTATTCACAGCGagaccaaaacaaataaaatggaaGAAATGTCACCTCTGTACAGTAGGCGGCGCTGTTTTACAAACATATTTATTCTTGTTTACTGCATGGATCTTTAAGCATTCAGCTGTCAGTGCATGAGATTAATATACATAATGCAGTTAaggcatttatttacctaattacATTATGTTCttcatgttttttattcattttgaggAGTATTGGTCCATCAGTTTGCATTGCagtccaaataaaaaaaacagctctcTGTAAAAAAACATTCAGATTGTCAGCTGACAATTTGTCACACCAGGTGTCATTAGTGCCATGAGAATCCATTGTTCCTATTCAAAAGCTCGTTCCGAACATTGGTGTGAATAGGTCTTTTGTCCAGGTCTGTTAGCTTTGTGACCATCTCTATGCTAGTTTACGCCAAAACATTAATACACGCATTTAATGTATGGAattaatatacacatttaaaatataaagtgcTTCTTTTCCTGAATAATTGACCAAATCATGGTCTGTGATGTAAACTTAAGCCTTTTACTTTGTATTTCAGAAAGTCCATGAGATGTTGAAGAAAGGCTGGGATGCAGAAGGATCTCCGTTTAAAGGACAAGAGTTTGATCCCTCCATGTTTAACATCCCTCCCAGCGCTGTCCAGTTTTGAGATGTCAGATGCaagcacatgcaaacacacactgaAATGCACAGAGTGCTGCCGGCAGTTTCTTGCGGTGCTTCAAAACGAACAACATCAACAGTGTGTCTGCACTGCAAACACCCTCATGCCAAACTGATTTGCTGACACTGATCATTGAATGAATTATTTTGGAGTTTGAGCCATTGATCCTTCATGATGTTTGTGTTTTATGAAATCTGTGATCATTTCATTTGTCTGGATTCTGATAAAAGGTTCAGGGCTTCTTATTATTTGTCTGTTGTTTGTAATGGGAtagttcattatttactcacccttgttttgttcgaacacaaaagaagaaattagTCACAGTGACAATCTCAAGTCAATATTCGCTTTATTTCTATGGAACAAATATGCAACggaattgaatggtgactgaggatgacatgctgcctagcatctccttttgtgttccactgaaggagGAACGACATGATGAACAGAggttgaactatccatttaagattTCAGTTATGATCTAGAAATGAACAACACCATAATAAATATTTCAGCGGCTTTTTAATCCGATATGATGAAAAACTTTTGCATGTTCAGAGTGTAACGTTTggtaaatgttcattttttttttcccctcatttgCTTAAGTCATATTTTTGGTTTAACATCTGTGCCTGAATATATTAAAATGCTTTGCAAACATGGAGTTTGTTGAATTATTGTTTGACTTGTAAATGGCTGTTTCTGCATTAAATGCAATGAGTAGAAATCACTGGTAAATTGTGACCAGACTTGAAAAGAACTACTTTTGTCCTAATTTGAGCCATCTCCAGGCAGATCTCGACTTGTCCCGTCGTCTTGACTGTGGCCGCTTTCCTCTTCTGCCTTTATTTCGGCCTTTCACGGTGCTTCGGCTGCCTTCTTCGCAGACTTGGCTCTGGCTTTTGTATCTTTAGCTGGTCTTTCACTCTCTGTTTCTCTAACTTGACCTGGTTCTTGGCTCGCCATTGGTCCAATTTCAGCTGAGCTAAGGCTCTCTTTTCCTCTACCTTTTGCTGGACTTTGGCATTCTGTTCCTCAATCTTATGTCTTGCTTTTGCACTCTTCTCTTTAGCCTTTAGGCCAGCTATGGTTACCTTTTATCTTTGCTTTCACTGTCTGTTCATCTACCTCTTGCTggtcttttttctctcttctcagCCTCTTGCTTGGCCTTAGCTCATTTTGTCAAGATTTTTCTCACCTTTGGATCTGTTTTCCATCTTTCAGCTGAGTGTTGGCTTGCTGTTGTTCCCTTAAAAGATCAAGTAGCTGCCTCATACGGCCAGTCAAAGTCCCTGTCGTATATATGTCCTTGGAACCACTGGACAGTTGCATTCTCTGTCTTCAGGGCTTCCTCAATCTGGATTTTCTCATTATAGAagtagccatatcaccctgcagctcttgcctggttgcccactttaactaagcagggttgagcctggccagtacctggatgggagacctcctggggaaaaccaaggttgctgctggaagaggtattagtgaggccagcagggggtgggtCCTAATACCCCTGTATAGTGGTGGGTACACTATACTGCAAAAAGGCACCATCTTTCGGTTGAGACATTACACAGATGTGCTAACTCTGTGGCTCTGTGGtctttaaaaatcccaggacacttctcgttaagagtaggggtgtaaccctggtggcTTGgccatcactctactctctcctctccaccagtaTCTGGCGTGTGTTGAgagttctggtgcactatggctgccgtcccaatatccaggtggatgctgcacactggtggtggttgaggagattctcCCCATActatgtaaagtttttttttagttcTGCTAACTTATTCAGGTTTACAGTTAAACATCAAGTTTAATTTGGAACATGTTTAAATTGCACGTTCACGAGGGCTGATTAAAATTCATAGGATGTGTGTTGTGCAATTGTAACTTTAATTTTATGCGCACATTGCATTTCTTCAACAACAGGCACTTTTATGTCCCAGAGGTtgatgatttttattaaaatcagcagATATCAGCAGTTGTCTTTTTCTTATGAAACACATTCAAACTGTCAAGGTAACTTTATTTTTAACCATGCCTTCAGGATGTAATctaattttgccatttttgaaatGCCTTATGTgtaaatggtattattttatcCTTGTTCCAGAAACAGACTTTCAAACTTGAAACAGGAAAATGTGtcataaatatattattacagtTTTAAAACTTTTGTAATCTAAACAAAAATGGAAGTAAAGAAACCATTGCAATGTTTATTGCAATCAAATTGAATTCTATTTAGCGCAAAAGGGTAATATATTTTTCTGAAGCAGAAAATcgaaagataaaataaaatgaaaaaattctATGAATGCATGTAAtggtaaaatgaataagaaaaaaagatgcaacctCTCACTTCTCTTCTAGCTACTAAGTTTCTCTTCCACAACTTTTGAGCCATTGAAActaacagaaaacacaaaaataggCTTTTTATGGGGTTTAAAGCATTtcacattaataaatatattcacGAACAGAAAGTTGATTCACATATAAATAGGATGAGATGTACAAGGTGAGAGGAGCCTTTTTGGGTGCTGTCAGCCTCCTTAacactttacacattttattttccaaattttttatttcaacatataATCTGTGATAAACTGATAATGTATTGTTTTTTCAAACATTGTGTTTTTATCTCATCTATTCAGAACATTTGCAGTGTAATTTTAAGATGAGTTCACATGTCACTTTtacttgaaataataataataaaaaaagaaacctaATTAGGCTTAACTTCAAGTTCCAAATCATAATTGGTAAATGtgatattttgattttattttcatgtcTGATGTTGTCATCTATCAGTGATAAACTGATATTTAGTTTGAAGCATTCTCCGCATAAATGAACATACAGATATTGACTGCATAAAGTCTTTATAAAACACATCTGTGCCTTATTACAGCTAAATAATCCCAAAACAATGTGCATCCACAACAGATCAATGCATGAAAAACAACCTCATTGTTAGCAAAAAAAGCATATGCTGACAAACTACAGTAAAATCTTCAAAAACATGGAAATGTAATAGCATTGGGAATGAAgggaatttaatatttttactacATTTTCTTCCAAGAGCCTGGGAATTGACACTGACTCTCGCAactcgtgagtttgaattcagggtgtgctgagtgactcagccAGGTCttctggcccggttgctaggcagggtagagtcacatggggtggtcacgattagtggttctcgctctcaatggggcgtgtggtaagttgtgcgtggatcacagagagtagcatgagcctccacatgctctgagtctccgtggtgtcatgcacaacgagccacgtgataagatgtgcggattgacggtctcagaaatggaggcaactgagacttgtcctccgccacccggattgaggtgagtaaccgcaccaccatgaggacctactaagtagtgggaattgggcattccaaattgggagaaagggggtaaaataataattaaaaaaatcttccaTAGACAAAAACTTGTAGCCTAATTGCATTGACTATTCTGTTTAATGGAAAGGAGTTTAAACATTAAACTGTACCTTGCCATCGAATGTAAAAGTCAACTTTTCCTTAATATAGACAGCAGTAGGCCTATATATGTTCCCGTTAGGGTCTCTTTACATGGAGTCTTCAATCTAGAAGATAGAATCATCACTTATCATTGCAAAGAGGCCAAGTTAAACTCACTTTTTCTCAAAAAGAGAATTGTTTTATCCATTCAGATATGATTAGTCTAACAAAGGTCCATCCAGGAACCAAATGCACTGCCGacgttcactctagtttttgctcgaccacgatcacgttcccacttagccagacaggattcagtagatccatttgagttttttttttggcttactctgagtttgtgtatgaGTTGATGTTGTGCTgtgagccggacgtttgctggataccttctctaagataatgttaatTAGTGTTGCAGTTttttgtcgctgttgaatagcggaagacaagctattactgaggcaaggctctcgggagtgcgCATAATCATCACATCCTATGGATTTTACCCGCAAAAGCGACccacaccagctccagacactcataactttcctgctactaaatctaacatcacaataacagcatatatgggttctgtgaaacaGCTACATTTATGTTACCCAGCTATTGAGAAGAAAAAGAACAACTTCTGCAtccgtcttcaagccttttacctctcgGGGTCTCTCCACCGACGGAAAAGCCTCCCCGATGTTTATGCGGCTCCTtgccctcgacttatcataatccttctttttagtttatattagtctgacctttttctcttggtctgtttctcatccatttgtcctccttggattttagaaagttcacatcagccagatttgccatcgcCCTTCTAATTCATTTCCCTcttgctctgcccccacccccatcctgtgcacgcaCAAGAACCACCTCCTGTTGCTAATTTGCTGCAGTAatgttgtttttgtcccatttacagagccagggctgtgtacaaatacttgttttttttcagcccacccacagaacagagctagcagactgtgaggagatatttgcagaatttgacaaaaaagtgtattggattagaattactgagtgcaccattaatTACGGAACGATTCCTTATTTTACAGGATGTTTGgcataattgtttatttattttacctgaTACTGCTTCAGCGAGCGGGTGactatctctctctccactcactgCCATGCATTTCCTCAGTCGAGGATGGCA
The sequence above is drawn from the Xyrauchen texanus isolate HMW12.3.18 chromosome 43, RBS_HiC_50CHRs, whole genome shotgun sequence genome and encodes:
- the LOC127635816 gene encoding nudC domain-containing protein 3-like yields the protein MSSPVEMTELYDNALLGILQHVGNIQNFLQVYFGFLYRKTDFYRLLSGPHDRMGFPPGVAEKMVFKTFKLFEKLSEQDRERAVSQRTDETKAAPPAVEELEVQSEQEAEAPVEEIRSTEEPTPFTAPSEPSTEAGREAPHSSTAEPAGEGQTAAASASSNTDSSTAKAGQESFQSNPDSYNGAIRDNYTWSQDYMDVEVRVHVQPNIVKGRQVSVDLQPGRVRVAANEGGTQRVLMEGEFTHKINTENSLWSLEPGHCVVLSLSKTGEVWWSAVLKGETEIDVNQINRERTMATVDEEEHAVLDRLSFDYHQKLQGKPQSHEMKVHEMLKKGWDAEGSPFKGQEFDPSMFNIPPSAVQF